A DNA window from Boseongicola sp. contains the following coding sequences:
- a CDS encoding phage terminase large subunit family protein — MSVPSSTILPRSNPISGEDDFDGAVEILRAWGAGLTPDPDLTVSEWADRHRMLSGRASAEPGRYRTARTPYMGEIMDRLSPGDPTQRIVFMKAAQVGATEAGNNWIGFAIHQAPGPMLAVQPTVELAKRNSRQRIDPLIDESPELRERVKPARSRDAGNTMLSKEFAGGILIMTGANSAVGLRSTPARYIFLDEVDAYPASADDEGDPVTLAEARSLTFAHRRKVFLVSTPTIRGMSRIERDYEASDQRRFFVPCPHCGAMQWLKFERLRWQKGQPETAEYHCEDCETPIADHNKTAMLEAGEWRPTATAADPNTVGYHLSALYSPIGWLSWERIVRAWDAAQGSDEAIKAFRNTILGETWVETGEAPDWQRLYDRREHWKPGIVPAGGLFLTAGADVQKDRIEVDVWAWGRGLESWLLDHIVIEGGPDRHEAWGDLTELLGRTWPHERGAHLKIARLAIDTGYEAPAVYGWSRAQGFAQVAPVKGVEGFNRASPVSGPTYVDATEGGKRLRRGARLWTVAVSTFKAETYRFLRLERPTEEERANGAEFSPGTVHLPHWVENEWLKQFVAEQLVTVRTKRGFARLEWQKLRERNEALDCRVYARAAAWIAGADRWTDEKWRDLEDQLGVADASADPAGQINRQAQTSQGKRQSDWLGRRGGWF; from the coding sequence ATGTCCGTGCCCAGCTCGACGATCTTGCCGAGGTCAAACCCGATCTCCGGTGAGGACGACTTCGACGGCGCGGTGGAAATCCTGCGCGCCTGGGGCGCAGGCCTCACGCCGGATCCGGACCTGACGGTTTCGGAATGGGCAGATCGGCACAGGATGTTGTCAGGGCGTGCCTCGGCCGAACCGGGCCGGTATCGCACGGCGCGCACGCCTTACATGGGCGAAATCATGGACCGGCTGTCGCCCGGCGACCCGACACAGCGGATCGTGTTCATGAAGGCGGCGCAGGTCGGCGCGACCGAGGCCGGCAACAACTGGATTGGGTTCGCTATCCACCAAGCGCCGGGGCCGATGCTGGCCGTCCAGCCGACGGTGGAACTGGCGAAACGGAACTCGAGGCAACGGATTGATCCACTGATTGATGAAAGTCCGGAACTGCGGGAACGGGTAAAACCGGCCCGGTCGCGCGACGCGGGCAATACGATGCTGTCCAAGGAATTCGCGGGCGGTATCCTGATCATGACCGGGGCAAACTCGGCCGTGGGGCTGCGCTCGACCCCGGCGCGCTACATTTTCCTCGACGAGGTCGATGCCTATCCGGCGTCCGCCGACGATGAGGGTGATCCGGTTACGCTAGCGGAAGCGCGTTCGCTGACCTTCGCCCACCGGCGCAAGGTGTTCTTGGTCTCAACCCCGACCATTCGCGGGATGAGCCGGATTGAACGGGACTATGAGGCCAGTGATCAGCGCCGGTTTTTCGTCCCATGCCCGCATTGTGGCGCGATGCAGTGGCTTAAATTCGAACGACTGCGCTGGCAGAAGGGACAGCCGGAAACGGCGGAATATCATTGTGAGGACTGTGAGACGCCCATCGCGGACCACAACAAGACGGCCATGCTGGAGGCTGGCGAATGGCGACCGACCGCCACGGCGGCCGATCCCAACACGGTCGGCTACCACCTCTCCGCGCTCTATTCACCCATCGGCTGGCTCAGCTGGGAGCGGATCGTGCGGGCGTGGGATGCGGCGCAAGGATCGGACGAAGCGATCAAGGCCTTCCGCAACACGATCCTCGGCGAGACCTGGGTCGAAACCGGCGAAGCGCCGGATTGGCAGCGGCTCTACGACCGGCGCGAGCACTGGAAACCGGGCATTGTGCCTGCGGGCGGGCTGTTCCTGACCGCTGGGGCCGACGTCCAGAAAGACCGGATCGAAGTCGATGTCTGGGCCTGGGGCCGTGGGCTGGAAAGCTGGCTGCTCGATCACATCGTGATCGAGGGCGGCCCCGACCGGCATGAGGCCTGGGGCGACCTGACCGAACTGCTCGGCCGGACGTGGCCGCACGAGCGTGGCGCGCATCTGAAGATCGCGCGGCTTGCCATCGACACTGGCTATGAGGCCCCGGCGGTCTATGGCTGGTCGCGGGCCCAAGGGTTTGCACAGGTCGCACCAGTCAAGGGTGTCGAAGGCTTCAACCGGGCCAGCCCTGTGTCGGGGCCCACTTACGTGGACGCGACCGAGGGCGGCAAGCGTTTGCGCCGCGGCGCACGGCTCTGGACCGTGGCAGTATCGACCTTCAAGGCCGAGACCTATCGCTTCCTGCGGCTGGAACGGCCAACCGAGGAGGAACGCGCTAACGGCGCAGAATTCTCACCCGGCACGGTGCATCTGCCGCACTGGGTCGAGAACGAATGGCTGAAGCAGTTCGTGGCCGAGCAACTGGTCACGGTGCGCACGAAGCGTGGCTTTGCCCGACTGGAATGGCAGAAGCTGCGCGAGCGCAACGAGGCGCTGGATTGCCGGGTCTATGCCCGCGCCGCCGCCTGGATCGCGGGTGCGGATCGCTGGACCGACGAGAAATGGCGTGACCTCGAGGATCAACTCGGTGTCGCCGACGCCTCTGCGGATCCCGCGGGGCAGATCAACAGGCAAGCGCAGACGTCGCAAGGCAAACGTCAATCCGACTGGCTCGGACGGCGCGGAGGATGGTTTTGA
- a CDS encoding phage portal protein, with amino-acid sequence MWANWFDHAIASVAPRTAARRVLARQAFETLTRGYDGASKGRRTDGWRAPGTSADTEVGVAGALLRDRMRDLVRNNPHAAKAVAVLVNNIVGAGIMPRAASGNDKLDRKVDALFARWSDAADADGQLDFYGLQTLICREMVEAGEVLVRRRLRRAADGLPVPLQVQVLEADFLDTTKSGTIGAGRLVQGIEFDPVGKRRAYWLHAEHPGDAYGTLQNGLQSRPVPATEIAHVYEKQRTQARGVPWGAPVIRSLRDLDDYEVAELVRKKTEACVTAIVFGDDEAQQGIAPSVVDADGNRVEQFEPGLIAYARGGKDIRFNQPSATGGYAEYKRASLHTISAGFRVPYELLTGDLSQVNYSSIRAGLVEFRRQIDAVQWQLFIPMFCAPVWRWFTEAAWAAGQIPSPDVPVEWSPPKFEAVDPQKDAMANLLSIRSGTMTLAEVIARQGRNPDAVLAEIAATNAKLDALGLVLDSDPRRVTKTGSAQTSDPATDPDADEPADDEPTADAETDPAQADQQD; translated from the coding sequence ATGTGGGCCAACTGGTTTGACCATGCGATTGCCTCGGTGGCACCACGCACGGCGGCCCGTCGTGTGCTGGCGCGGCAGGCATTCGAAACCCTGACGCGGGGCTATGATGGTGCCTCGAAGGGGCGACGGACCGACGGCTGGCGTGCGCCGGGCACCTCGGCCGATACCGAGGTTGGCGTGGCCGGGGCGCTGCTGCGCGACCGGATGCGCGATCTGGTCCGCAACAACCCGCATGCGGCCAAGGCCGTGGCGGTGCTGGTAAACAACATTGTCGGTGCGGGCATCATGCCTCGGGCGGCGAGCGGCAATGACAAGCTGGACCGGAAGGTCGATGCGCTCTTCGCAAGGTGGTCGGACGCCGCTGACGCCGACGGCCAGCTCGACTTCTATGGGCTGCAGACGTTGATCTGCCGCGAGATGGTCGAGGCAGGTGAGGTCCTGGTGCGCCGACGTCTGCGCCGCGCAGCGGATGGCTTGCCTGTCCCGCTGCAAGTGCAGGTGCTGGAGGCCGACTTCCTCGACACCACGAAATCCGGCACCATCGGCGCGGGACGCCTCGTCCAGGGGATCGAGTTCGATCCAGTCGGCAAACGCCGGGCCTATTGGCTGCATGCCGAACATCCGGGTGATGCCTATGGCACGTTGCAGAACGGGTTGCAGAGCCGCCCGGTCCCGGCGACCGAGATCGCCCATGTTTACGAGAAGCAGCGCACGCAGGCGCGCGGCGTTCCCTGGGGCGCGCCGGTGATCCGCAGTTTGCGCGACCTCGACGACTACGAGGTGGCCGAACTGGTCCGCAAGAAGACCGAGGCCTGCGTCACCGCCATCGTCTTCGGCGACGACGAGGCGCAGCAGGGCATCGCTCCCTCCGTGGTCGATGCTGATGGAAACCGCGTCGAGCAGTTCGAGCCTGGCCTCATTGCCTATGCGCGCGGCGGCAAGGACATTCGATTTAACCAGCCTTCGGCTACGGGCGGCTATGCAGAATACAAGCGGGCGAGCCTGCATACGATCTCGGCCGGGTTCCGCGTGCCGTATGAGTTGCTGACCGGCGATCTCTCCCAGGTGAACTATTCCTCGATCCGCGCGGGGCTGGTTGAATTCCGCCGCCAGATCGATGCCGTCCAGTGGCAGCTGTTCATCCCGATGTTCTGCGCCCCGGTCTGGCGCTGGTTCACGGAAGCCGCATGGGCGGCGGGCCAGATCCCATCGCCGGACGTACCGGTCGAATGGTCGCCGCCGAAGTTCGAGGCGGTCGATCCGCAGAAGGACGCGATGGCGAACCTGCTGTCGATCCGATCTGGCACCATGACGCTGGCCGAGGTGATCGCCCGGCAGGGCCGCAATCCGGACGCGGTGCTGGCCGAGATCGCTGCGACCAACGCCAAGCTCGATGCCCTCGGGCTGGTTCTCGACAGCGACCCGCGACGAGTCACCAAGACCGGGAGCGCGCAGACCAGCGACCCGGCCACCGATCCGGATGCCGACGAACCGGCCGACGACGAGCCCACCGCTGACGCGGAAACCGATCCGGCGCAGGCCGACCAACAGGACTGA
- a CDS encoding peptidase U37: MDTMIEIPALRRMAELALNSADTDTRTVEVIWSAGARVRRSTLFGEPYDEELSLDPDHVRLDRLNAGAPFLKVHEIETLDAVIGSVVPGSARIENGRGIAQVRISERADVEPIWRDIQAGHIRAVSIGYQVHRFEVSKPEAARELWRAVDWTPFEVSAVPVGADPAAGFRAQSQLHDCVLHRRDVPPTQTGAIPMTEKPNALAAEAKDQPSDINAAEDTTMTEPKTPVAEPKVAAVETRAQPKPQKPDAPVVPDTEAVATRARETERDRVSTIYDLAGRLNLERSFAEDLVKRGTDIGEARRLILDQVASKSEETRTFSQVSIPLGGRDEQITRRDAVANALLHRYSPTLFTLEDAARQYRGMTLMELARESLGNAGVNTRGLSRDEVATRALHSTSDFPEILSAVTNKTLRQAYDAYPRTFMLFCRQVLATDFKAMHRVQLGEAPQLLEVGESGEFKRGTLGESKESYKVKTYGRVVAITRQTLINDDLDAFTRIPAMYGNSIAQLESDVVWGIITANPAMADGNALFHTSHKNLAGTGAALAVDAVGAARAAMAKQTGLDKKTVLNVRPAFLIVPASLELKAEQMVAQNLVPAATSNVVPQSIRTLAPISEPRLDAASVTAWYLAASPNQIDTIEYAYLEGQQGAYIETRNGFDVDGVEIKCRLDFGAKAIDWRGLYKNPGA, from the coding sequence ATGGACACAATGATCGAAATCCCGGCCTTGCGCCGGATGGCGGAGCTTGCGCTGAACTCAGCGGACACCGACACCCGCACCGTCGAGGTGATCTGGTCAGCGGGCGCTCGGGTTCGTCGATCGACCCTGTTCGGCGAACCCTACGACGAGGAATTGAGCCTCGATCCAGACCATGTGCGGCTCGATCGTCTGAACGCCGGCGCGCCGTTTCTGAAGGTGCATGAGATCGAAACGCTGGATGCCGTGATCGGCTCGGTCGTCCCGGGGTCTGCCCGGATCGAAAACGGTCGCGGCATTGCGCAGGTCCGGATTTCTGAGCGCGCCGATGTCGAACCGATCTGGCGCGATATCCAGGCGGGCCATATCCGGGCGGTGTCCATCGGCTACCAGGTCCACCGGTTCGAAGTGTCCAAGCCCGAAGCGGCTCGCGAGCTTTGGCGCGCGGTGGACTGGACGCCCTTCGAGGTGTCCGCCGTGCCGGTCGGGGCAGATCCCGCCGCAGGGTTTCGCGCCCAATCCCAACTTCACGATTGCGTCCTCCATCGCCGGGACGTCCCACCCACTCAAACAGGAGCCATCCCGATGACGGAAAAACCCAACGCCCTGGCCGCAGAGGCCAAAGATCAGCCCAGCGACATCAATGCTGCCGAGGACACCACCATGACTGAACCGAAGACGCCTGTGGCCGAGCCGAAGGTTGCTGCCGTTGAGACCCGCGCGCAGCCAAAGCCGCAGAAGCCCGATGCCCCCGTTGTGCCTGACACTGAAGCTGTTGCGACCCGGGCCCGCGAGACGGAGCGTGACCGGGTGTCCACAATCTATGATCTGGCCGGGCGGCTGAACCTCGAGCGCAGCTTTGCCGAGGATCTGGTCAAGCGCGGCACGGATATCGGCGAAGCCCGGCGTTTGATCCTCGATCAGGTCGCCTCCAAATCCGAAGAAACCCGCACCTTCAGCCAGGTGTCGATCCCACTCGGCGGCCGCGACGAGCAGATCACCCGCCGCGATGCCGTCGCGAACGCGCTTCTGCACCGTTACAGCCCAACGCTGTTCACTCTGGAAGATGCCGCTCGCCAGTATCGTGGCATGACGCTCATGGAACTGGCCCGCGAGAGCCTTGGCAATGCTGGGGTCAATACGCGGGGCCTGTCTCGCGACGAGGTGGCAACGCGGGCCTTGCATTCGACGTCCGACTTCCCGGAGATCCTCTCGGCGGTCACCAACAAGACCCTGCGGCAGGCCTATGACGCCTATCCCCGCACATTCATGCTGTTCTGCCGCCAGGTTCTGGCCACCGACTTCAAGGCGATGCACCGGGTCCAGCTCGGCGAAGCGCCGCAGCTGCTGGAGGTGGGCGAAAGCGGCGAGTTCAAACGCGGGACACTCGGCGAGAGCAAGGAGAGCTACAAGGTCAAGACCTATGGCCGGGTGGTCGCCATCACCCGCCAGACGCTGATCAACGACGATCTCGACGCCTTCACTCGGATCCCCGCGATGTACGGCAACTCCATCGCCCAGCTGGAATCGGACGTCGTCTGGGGCATCATCACCGCCAACCCGGCGATGGCGGACGGCAACGCCCTGTTCCACACCAGCCACAAGAACCTCGCAGGAACAGGCGCAGCGCTGGCGGTCGATGCTGTCGGTGCGGCCCGCGCGGCGATGGCCAAGCAGACCGGGCTCGACAAGAAGACGGTGCTGAACGTCCGCCCCGCCTTCCTGATCGTGCCCGCCTCGCTGGAACTGAAGGCGGAGCAGATGGTCGCCCAGAACCTGGTGCCCGCAGCGACGTCCAATGTCGTGCCGCAGTCGATCCGCACCCTCGCGCCGATCAGCGAGCCACGCCTCGATGCCGCCAGCGTAACCGCCTGGTACCTCGCGGCCAGCCCGAACCAGATCGACACCATCGAGTACGCCTATCTCGAGGGTCAGCAGGGCGCGTACATTGAGACCCGGAACGGCTTCGACGTCGACGGCGTCGAGATCAAGTGCCGCCTCGATTTCGGCGCAAAGGCCATCGACTGGCGCGGCCTCTACAAGAACCCCGGCGCATAA
- a CDS encoding DUF2190 family protein: MKNYVQPGNTITLTAPYAVTSGDGLLVGSIFGVAAGDAANAETVETALIGVFDLKKVASQAWSTGDKVYWDNTNKEATKTATANTLIGVAVESVAGGAGDLIGRVRLNGSF; the protein is encoded by the coding sequence ATGAAAAACTACGTCCAGCCCGGCAACACCATCACCCTGACCGCGCCCTACGCCGTGACCTCCGGCGATGGCCTGCTCGTCGGCTCTATTTTCGGCGTGGCCGCCGGGGATGCTGCCAATGCCGAGACGGTCGAGACCGCCCTCATCGGAGTCTTCGACCTGAAGAAAGTCGCGAGCCAAGCCTGGTCCACCGGTGACAAGGTCTATTGGGACAACACCAACAAGGAAGCCACCAAGACCGCCACCGCGAACACGCTGATCGGTGTGGCCGTTGAGTCTGTTGCGGGCGGCGCGGGTGACCTGATCGGCCGGGTGCGCCTGAACGGCAGTTTCTGA
- a CDS encoding acyl-CoA transferase yields MTVRETILTALQARLLTLAATALRGEVLPERIPADGLLILRDGEPGDPEVTLSPLRYHYQHRAEIEAVVQGTDRDAVFDTLTASIGTAIAADRTLGGLCDWVEAEAPRPVDLPVEGAASLKAAVIPVVLHYSTADPLG; encoded by the coding sequence ATGACTGTTCGTGAAACCATTCTCACCGCGCTGCAGGCGCGGCTTTTGACGCTGGCCGCAACCGCCCTGCGGGGTGAGGTCTTGCCCGAGCGCATACCCGCCGATGGCCTGTTGATCCTTCGGGATGGGGAGCCAGGCGATCCCGAGGTAACACTGTCGCCCCTGCGCTACCACTACCAGCACCGTGCCGAGATTGAGGCGGTCGTGCAGGGCACCGACCGTGACGCCGTCTTCGACACGCTGACCGCCAGCATCGGCACGGCAATTGCCGCCGACCGCACGCTCGGCGGCCTATGCGACTGGGTCGAAGCAGAAGCGCCACGCCCGGTCGATCTGCCGGTCGAAGGCGCGGCGAGCCTGAAGGCGGCCGTGATCCCGGTGGTGCTGCATTATTCAACGGCCGATCCGCTCGGCTGA